Part of the Terriglobia bacterium genome, ATCGATGGGCCGCTGGCTCGCCCGCGCGACGATGATCCTCGTGGCGCTGCTCCTCGGTCTGGCGCTCAGACCCCTTTCCTCCCTCGGCGAAGGGTGGGAGGGCCCCCTGCCGAGCCTCGCGGCGGGCCTCGCGTTCGGCGCGGCGGCGCTCGCCGCCGAGCACCTCCTTCGGGCGTGGGACATCTGGGCCGCCGCCGGCGGCGCTCTCGGGCTCCTGATCGGCGGCCTTGTCGGGGTGGTGGTCGTGCGCGTGCTGCCCGAGGGGACCGCCGGCTTCCCGGCCGCCGCCCTCAGACCGTTCGTTTACCTCGTCGCTCTCTATGCCGGGGGGGTGGGTGGGGCGCGGTTCGGCGCGTCGCTGAGGGGCGATTCCGCGGTCGCTCTGCTGGGGAGAGACGCTCCCGCAGGACCCAACTGCAAGGTCCTGGACACGTCCGTGATCATCGACGGCCGGGTTGCCGACGTCTCCGAGGCGGGATTCCTCGAGGGGGTGATGATCATCCCGTCGTTCGTGCTTCGAGAGCTTCAGTACATCGCGGACTCCCCCGACTCGCTCCGCAGGGCGCGGGGGCGAAAGGGGCTCGAGATCCTGCAGAAGCTCAAGAAGGCCCCTTCCGGCCGCGTCGTCTTCTCCCAAGAGGAGATCCCGGAGATCCGCGAGGTCGATCTCAAGCTCATCGAGCTCGCCAAGCGAATGAACGCCAAGCTGCTGACCAACGACTTCAACCTGAACAAGGTCGCGTCGCTGCGCGGAATCGAAGTGTTGAACCTCAACGACCTGGCGAACGCCGTGAAGCCGGTGGTCCTTCCCGGCGAGGCGATGAAGGTGAGCATCCTGAAGGAGGGGAAGGAGGCCGGTCAGGGGGTCGCCTACCTCGACGACGGCACGATGGTCGTGGTGGACAACGCGCGGACCCTGATCGGCCGCACCGCCGACATCGTGGTCACCAGCGTGATCCAGACCACCGCCGGGAAGATGTTCTTCGGGAAGCTCTCCTCGGCCGATGGGCTGCCCGCGTCGCCGCCGTCCCGCCCCGCTGGCTCCCCCGCGACCCCCCTTATCCCCAGCTCCGAGACCTGACCCGGGGTCGAGGGGCTCAGATCGGGTAGCCGTCCTCGCGGCGGTCGAGCATCCGGATCTGGCGCTCCCACTGGTACTTCAGGATCAGGAGCATCCGGAACGTCAGGTCCGCCTCCTTGCGCGCGGGGCTCCGCCAGTCCTTCTCGAGCCGCATCAGCGCGGTCCAACGGCTGCTCTCGTTGAGGAGCTTGCCCGCGAGATTCCAGCGCCCTTCCTTCCCCTGCTGCGTGTGAATCCACTCGAGATGCGCCATGAGCTGCGGGTAGCGGTTGATCAACCCGAGGCGGGCGAGGAGCTCCAGGTTGTGCATGAGCTCGTCCAGGTTGCCGTGCTTCTGGTAATAGTCGACCGAGCGAATGCGGAGGCCGTTGCCCTTGACAAACGACCCTTTCGCGGTCCTCACGAGCCCGAGATCGGGTGCGAGCTTCTGGTAGGTCTCGGACATCACGTAATCGAAGGTCTTCTTGAGACGCATCTTCGCCAGCTCCCCTTCCAGGAGCCATGGGGAGAACGCGAAGACCCGGGCGAGATAGAGATCCGGAAGGAATGGGTAATCCCGCCGCCAGGCCGCGACGCGGATCAGTGGATGACTCGCCCCGATCTCTTCGGCGGGATTCTTGGACACCGGGTCATCGACGAACCCGGCGGCCAGGTCCAGGAGCTCCAGGACCGAAAGGCGCGTCCGGTCGTCCTCGTACCCGCCGCGGATCAGGAGGCCGAGGGAGAGGATCCGCAGGAACCAGCGGTAGTAGCGCTCGCGGCGGTCGTCCGCCTTGACCACCTTCGCGAACTCGAAGAACTTCAAGTCCTTCTTCGCCGTGAGGAACGTGCGGAGGGTGGCGGCGGCTTGCTTCACCGGCTTGGAGTCCCTGGACCACCCGAGCTCGTAGAGCGCCGTCAGGCCGCTCTCGAGGCTTCGCTGAAGCTTGCGGGGGTCCCCGGCGTGGATCGCCCCCCCCCAACTCCCGTCCTTCCGTTGCTGGCGCTGGAGCGTCAGCGCGGGCAAGTACGCCGCGACGTCCTGCCTCGCCTTCTGCACGTCCGGGTCTTCGCGACCCCGGTCGAAGATCTCCGTGAGGACCCGGTAGCGAATCGCGGGGCACGCGTTCTCGAGCAGCCAGGGGGTCGGATCGGCTCGAAGGGACGATTTCCAGTCCGTCATGGGTGGCCCTCGATCTCAATCCGGCCCGGTTCCCCTCGGTCGGGAACCATGGCGCGGAACTCGCGGAACAGGTCGAGCGAGTCGTGCGGCCCCGGCGACGCCTCCGGGTGGAACTGCACGGCGAGGAGGCGGGCATCCCGATGAACGAATCCCTCGCAGGTCCCGTCGTTGAGGCTCAAGTGGGTCACCTCCGTTCCGGCAGGAAGGGATTCGGGGACCACGGAGTAGCCGTGGTTCTGCGACGTGACCGCCACGCGGCCGGTCCTCAGGTCCTTGACGGGATGGTTGGCCCCCCGGTGACCGAACTTGAGCTTGAACGTCCGCCCGCCCAGGGCGAGCCCCGCGACCTGGTGTCCCAGGCAGATGCCGAACATGGGGACTCTGCCCAGAAGCCCTCGGACGGTGTCGACGACGTACCCTGCGGAGCGCGGGTCGCCCGGCCCGTTTGAAAGGAACACCGCCTCGGGCTCGAGTCGGAGCGCGTCCGAAGCGCCCGTGGTCGCGGGCACGACGATCACCTCGAACCCGGCCTCGTGGAGGAGCCGGAAGAGGTTCCGCTTCGCGCCGAGGTCGTACGCGACGCATCGGATCCGCCTGCGCGGCCCTTCCTCGGCGGCCGCCGGCGCGAAACGCCGCGCGCGCCCGCCACTCCAGGAGTGCGGCCGCTCGCACGTCACCCAACGCACGAGATCGAGATCCTCGAGCTGCGGAGCCTCCTTCGCCTTCCTCACCAGCGAATCCGGGACGCGGTCCGTCGTGGAGAGCACCCCCCTCAACGCGCCCACGGTGCGGATCCGCCGGGTGATGGCTCGAGTGTCGATCTCCGAGATCGCGACCACGCCATGCTCCCTGAGGTACTGGTGGAGATCCTGGTTCGCGCGCCAGTTGGACGGCGAGCGGCTGTACTCCCGCACCGCGAACCCCTCGACCATCGGCCGGTCGGCCTCGTGGTCCAAGGGGTTCGCCCCGGTGTTTCCGATCTCGGGGCAAGTCATCACGACGATCTGCCCCTTGTAGGAGGGGTCGGTCAGGATCTCTTGGTATCCCGTCATCGAGGTGTTGAACACTACCTCGCCGGTCCGCTCGCCCGAGGCACCGAAGGCGCGTCCGCGGTACGCCCGGCCGTCCTCCAGCGCCAGGATCGCCTCCACCTCAGGCCCCCGGATCCACAGCCTGCGCTCTGAGGCGCCCGTCCTTCTCCACGAGCGTCGCCCAGGGCATCTCGTCGTCATGCTCGAACACGAGGAGCCAGCCCTCGCGAGCCGCCTCGGGCAGGATCCGGCGCTTGGTCGCGAGCGTGAGCAGCGGCTCGAGGTCGTAGCCCATGACGTAAGGGTAAGGGACGTGGCTCGCCGTCGGAACGAGGTCCGCGAGAAAGGCCACGGTTCCCTCCGGACTCACCAGGACCGGGAGTTGCATGTGCGGTGTGTGCCCGGGAGCCGGCCAGAGCTCGATGCCGGCCCCGATCGGCACGTGGCCATCCACGAGCTCGAAGCGGCCCTCGGCGAGGAGCGGCTCGAAATTCTCGGGAAGATAGGACGCGCGGGTGCGGTCGTTCGCGGACCGCGCGGTCTCGACCTCCCCTCGCTGGACGACGTAGCGCGCATTCGGGAACGCCGCGACGATCTCGCCTCGGGCGTTTCGTTCGGTGTTCCCACCTGCGTGGTCGAAATGGAGATGCGTGTTCACGACCAGATCGATCTGCCCGGGGGAGACTCCCGCCGGAGCGAGCATCTCCTCGGCGGTCTTCGGCTCGAGCCCGTAGATGTCCCGGTGCCTGTCGTCCCACTTCGTCCCCGCGCCGGTGTCCACCAGGATGCGGCGCCGGCCGTCCTCGATCAGGAGGAGGTTCATTCCCAGCCGGATGCGGTTCCGATCGTCAGGCGCTCGTTCTCTTTCCCACAGTGGACGCGGAACGACTCCGAACATCGCCCCGCCGTCGAGCCGCAGCGAGCCCGCGTCGAGCAAAGTGATGCGGAGCTCTCCTCGAAGGAATCGCACCAATAAAGGATCCCCTTAATCGGCCGCCGGGCTGCCCAAGCACGCCCCGCCCTCCCGGGCGCGGTCCTGAGGTGGGATACGATGGTAGCGAAAGCGCAGCCCGGAATCAACACGAACCTCGGGATCCATCGGCCCGGGGACGAGGGAACTCCTTTCGTTGACACCCCTTGGGCGCTGTGCTACTTTCGCCCCTCGCCGCGACGGTCGGACCCCGGCCGGAGCGGTGTGGCATGCAGAAGGCGCGTAGCTCAGGGGGAGAGCGCTACCTTGACACGGTAGAAGTCCGCGGTTCAAATCCGCGCGCGCCTACCATTGTCGCGGCTTGATGGCCTTCGCCGGACGGCAGGGGCTGCCGCGGGGATCGTCCCGCCGCGAGGAGCAGGGGAAAACTGGCATTGGTCGCCGGGGAAGGCAGAATCGAGGTCACGCTCGCCGACGGCTCCGTCCGGGCGGTCCCCTGCGGGACCTCGCCCCTCGAGTTGGCGCGCGAGGTCGGGGGCGCCGCGGCGCCGCAGCCGGTCGCCGCCCTCGTCGATGGCGAGCTCGTGGATCTCTCGCGGCGCCTGAGCCAGAACGCCCGGGTCGAATTCGTCGTAGCCCCTGATTCCCATGCCCTCGAAGTGTTGCGGCATTCCACCGCCCATGCCACGGCGCAGGCCGTGCAGGAGCTGTTCCCACAGACCCGAATCGCCCAAGGGCCGGTGATCGAGAACGGCTTCTACTACGACTTCGACCGCGAGGAACCGTTTTCCGAAGCCGACCTCGCCGCCATCGAGGCGCGCATGGCGGAGATCGTGAAGCGCGACCTTCCGATCGAGCGGCTCGACCTCCCCCGCGACGAGGCGATCGCCTTCTTCGAGAAGGAGCGCGAACCCTACAAGGTCTACTTCGCGACCACGAAGGGCGGTGAGATCGTCTCGATCTACCGCCAGGGACAGTGGACCGACTTCTGCCGGGGACCTCACGTTCCCTCGACGGGCAGGCTCGGCGCGTTCAAGCTCCTCTCGGTCGCCGGGGCGTACTGGCTCGGTGACGAGCGGAACAAGATGCTGCAGCGGATCTACGGCACCGCGTTCTTCACCCGCGAGGAGCTGGACGCTCACCTCAAGCTCCTCGAGGAGGCGAAGAAGCGCGACCATCGCAAGCTCGGGAAGGAGCTTCAGCTCTTCTCGTTCCACCCCGAGGCTCCGGCGAGCCCCTTCTTCCACCCGAAGGGCGCGCTCGTCTACAACCTCATGATCGGCTACGTGCGGGATCTCTACGCGCGCTACGGGTACAGCGAGGTCATCACGCCGCAGATCTTCGACGCCTCGCTCTGGAAGCGCTCGGGTCACTACGAGCACTATCGCGACACGATGTTCTTCACCGAGGCGGAAGGGCGAGAGTACGCGGTCAAGCCGATGAACTGCCCGTCGCACTGCCTCATGTACTCCGAGGGGCGGCACTCCTACCGGGAGCTGCCGATCCGGCTCGCCGATTTCGGGCGGCTCCACCGTTTCGAGCTTTCCGGGGTCACGTCCGGCCTCACGCGCGTGCGGAGCTTCTCGCAGGACGATGCCCACATCTTCTGCACGCCGGAGCAGATCTCCTCGGAGGTGGAGTTCCTGGTCCGGATGTACCTCGAGACCTACGCGCTGTTCGGCCTGCCGGGAGCGAAGATCTTCCTCTCCACGCGCCCGCCGAATCGGGCGGGAGACGATGCGCTGTGGGACCGGGCGGAAGAGGCTCTCGAGGGGGCTCTCCGCCGGAGCGGTCACCCCTACGTCCTGAATGCCGGAGACGGCGCGTTCTACGGCCCGAAGATCGATTTCATCGTCCTGGATGCCCTGCGCCGCGAGCACCAGCTCGGGACCGTGCAGCTCGACTACGTTCTCCCCGAGAGATTCGACCTCCGGTACATCGATGCCCAGGACCGGGAGCAGCGGCCCGTGATGATCCACCGGGCCATGCTCGGCTCGCTCGAGCGGTTCTTCGGCATCCTGATCGAGCATTGCGCCGGGGCGTTTCCCCCGTGGCTCGCCCCCGAGCAGGTGCGGGTCCTGCCGATCACCCAGCGCGCGATCGCCTGGGCGGAGGAAGTTCGGAGCGCGCTCGCGGCGGCGGAGCTACGAGCCGGCGTGGACGCCCGAGGGGAGAAGATCGGCGCCAAGATCCGGGCGGCGCAGCTCGACAAGGTCCCCTGGATGCTGGTGGTGGGGGACCGCGAGTCGGCCGACCGGACGGTGGCGGTCCGCGCGCGCCGAGGCGGGGACCGGGGTGTCTCGACGCTCGAAGCCTTCATCGAATCGGCGAGAACGGCGGTCGGACAACACGCGGGCGAGCCCTGAGCCATCCCGCTGGAGCGAGAACATGCCCAAGCTCAAGACCCATCGGGGCGCGGCGAAGCGGTTCAAGAAGACCGCGTCCGGGAAATTCAAGCGTGCGAAGGCGTACAAGAGCCACATCCTGACCAAGAAGACGACCAAGAGGAAGCGCGGCCTGGACATGCCGACGCTCGTTTCCCCCGCCGATCGGAAGCGCGTCGCCAGGATGCTTCCGAACTGACGGGAGGCGACGGGTTCGCCCCGCGCCGGCGGGGGGTTCGAGGCCGACGCGTTCCCGCCGATCGGATCCCGGAGGGGTTCGACGGCAAGGAGGACGGCGATGCCCCGGGTGAAACGCGGAAACAAGAGACGGCTGAAGCGCAAGAAGATCCTGCGGCGGGCGAAAGGCTACTACCTCGCGAAGTCGAAGCTCTACCGGATCGCGAAGCAGCAGGTGGAGCGTTCGCTGACCTTCGCCTTTCGGGACCGGCGCGCCAAGAAGCGCGACTTCCGTCGGCTCTGGATCGTGAGGATCAACGCCGCCGCGCACCTCCACGAGATGTCCTACTCGGCGCTGATGCACGGCCTGAAGGTCGCCGGAGTGCATCTGGACCGGAAGATCCTCGCCGACCTTGCGGTCCAAGACCCCGCGGCCTTCGGCCGAGTGGTCGAGGCCGCCCGCCAGGCGGCCGCCGGCGCCTGACGGGGAGCGGGTGCGCGAGGAGCTGGAGCGGATCGAGCGGGACTTCCGCGAGGCTCTGTCCGAGGCGCGGGACTGGCCCGACGCCGTGGAAGGGGTGAGGATCCGCTTCCTCGGTCGCAAGGGGGAGGTCCCTGCGCTGATGAAGCGGCTGGGTGCGCTCCCGCCCGCGGCTCGTCCCGAGGCCGGGAAGGCGATCAACGAACTCAAGGAGTCCATCCTCGACGCCATCGAGGCCGCATCCGCGACCGCGGAATCCCGGCGACGCAGCGAGGCGCTGGCCGAGGAGCGAGTGGATCCGACGCTCCCCTCGCGCGTGCCGTGGCAGGGCTCCTTGCACCCGGTCACGCACGCCCGCCGCGAGCTGGAGCGGATCTTCCGTGAGATGGGTTACTCCGTGGAGAGCGGGCCGGAGGTCGAGGACGACTTCCACAACTTCGAGGCGCTCAACCTTCCGCCCGACCATCCCGCGCGCGACGCCACCGACACGTTCTACGTGGTGGGAGGGCTGCTTCTCAGAACCCACACCTCCCCCGTGCAGATCCGCACCATGGAGGCGCAGGAGCCTCCGATCCGCATGATCTGTCCCGGGCGGGTGTACCGCCGCGATCTCGATGCGACCCACCTGCCGATGTTCCACCAGCTCGAGGCCCTGGTCGTGGACGAGGGGATCTCGATGGCCGATCTCAAGGGGACCATGGCGGAGGTGTGGAAGCGGTTCTTCGGTGCGGACGTGAGGACGCGCCTGCGCCCCGGTTACTTCCCGTTCGTCGAGCCCGGATGCGAATACGACATCTCCTGCAGGGTTTGCGGCGGGTCCGGCTGTCGCGCGTGCAAGGGGTCCGGCTGGCTCGAGCTCGGGGGCGCCGGAATGGTCCATCCGGCGGTGTTCGAGGCCGTGGGCATCGACCCCGAGCGCTACACGGGGTTCGCGTTCGGTCTCGGGATCGACCGGATCGCCATGATGCGGTACGGAATCGACGATCTGCGTCTTCTGATGGAGAACGACCTCCGGTTCCTCGCGCAGTTTCCCGTGTGACGGGGCCGGGGCTGTCGCCCCGGCTCCGTGAG contains:
- a CDS encoding TRAM domain-containing protein yields the protein MILVALLLGLALRPLSSLGEGWEGPLPSLAAGLAFGAAALAAEHLLRAWDIWAAAGGALGLLIGGLVGVVVVRVLPEGTAGFPAAALRPFVYLVALYAGGVGGARFGASLRGDSAVALLGRDAPAGPNCKVLDTSVIIDGRVADVSEAGFLEGVMIIPSFVLRELQYIADSPDSLRRARGRKGLEILQKLKKAPSGRVVFSQEEIPEIREVDLKLIELAKRMNAKLLTNDFNLNKVASLRGIEVLNLNDLANAVKPVVLPGEAMKVSILKEGKEAGQGVAYLDDGTMVVVDNARTLIGRTADIVVTSVIQTTAGKMFFGKLSSADGLPASPPSRPAGSPATPLIPSSET
- the carA gene encoding glutamine-hydrolyzing carbamoyl-phosphate synthase small subunit, yielding MEAILALEDGRAYRGRAFGASGERTGEVVFNTSMTGYQEILTDPSYKGQIVVMTCPEIGNTGANPLDHEADRPMVEGFAVREYSRSPSNWRANQDLHQYLREHGVVAISEIDTRAITRRIRTVGALRGVLSTTDRVPDSLVRKAKEAPQLEDLDLVRWVTCERPHSWSGGRARRFAPAAAEEGPRRRIRCVAYDLGAKRNLFRLLHEAGFEVIVVPATTGASDALRLEPEAVFLSNGPGDPRSAGYVVDTVRGLLGRVPMFGICLGHQVAGLALGGRTFKLKFGHRGANHPVKDLRTGRVAVTSQNHGYSVVPESLPAGTEVTHLSLNDGTCEGFVHRDARLLAVQFHPEASPGPHDSLDLFREFRAMVPDRGEPGRIEIEGHP
- a CDS encoding MBL fold metallo-hydrolase, with the translated sequence MRFLRGELRITLLDAGSLRLDGGAMFGVVPRPLWERERAPDDRNRIRLGMNLLLIEDGRRRILVDTGAGTKWDDRHRDIYGLEPKTAEEMLAPAGVSPGQIDLVVNTHLHFDHAGGNTERNARGEIVAAFPNARYVVQRGEVETARSANDRTRASYLPENFEPLLAEGRFELVDGHVPIGAGIELWPAPGHTPHMQLPVLVSPEGTVAFLADLVPTASHVPYPYVMGYDLEPLLTLATKRRILPEAAREGWLLVFEHDDEMPWATLVEKDGRLRAQAVDPGA
- the thrS gene encoding threonine--tRNA ligase, with product MEVTLADGSVRAVPCGTSPLELAREVGGAAAPQPVAALVDGELVDLSRRLSQNARVEFVVAPDSHALEVLRHSTAHATAQAVQELFPQTRIAQGPVIENGFYYDFDREEPFSEADLAAIEARMAEIVKRDLPIERLDLPRDEAIAFFEKEREPYKVYFATTKGGEIVSIYRQGQWTDFCRGPHVPSTGRLGAFKLLSVAGAYWLGDERNKMLQRIYGTAFFTREELDAHLKLLEEAKKRDHRKLGKELQLFSFHPEAPASPFFHPKGALVYNLMIGYVRDLYARYGYSEVITPQIFDASLWKRSGHYEHYRDTMFFTEAEGREYAVKPMNCPSHCLMYSEGRHSYRELPIRLADFGRLHRFELSGVTSGLTRVRSFSQDDAHIFCTPEQISSEVEFLVRMYLETYALFGLPGAKIFLSTRPPNRAGDDALWDRAEEALEGALRRSGHPYVLNAGDGAFYGPKIDFIVLDALRREHQLGTVQLDYVLPERFDLRYIDAQDREQRPVMIHRAMLGSLERFFGILIEHCAGAFPPWLAPEQVRVLPITQRAIAWAEEVRSALAAAELRAGVDARGEKIGAKIRAAQLDKVPWMLVVGDRESADRTVAVRARRGGDRGVSTLEAFIESARTAVGQHAGEP
- the rpmI gene encoding 50S ribosomal protein L35; its protein translation is MPKLKTHRGAAKRFKKTASGKFKRAKAYKSHILTKKTTKRKRGLDMPTLVSPADRKRVARMLPN
- the rplT gene encoding 50S ribosomal protein L20, producing MPRVKRGNKRRLKRKKILRRAKGYYLAKSKLYRIAKQQVERSLTFAFRDRRAKKRDFRRLWIVRINAAAHLHEMSYSALMHGLKVAGVHLDRKILADLAVQDPAAFGRVVEAARQAAAGA
- the pheS gene encoding phenylalanine--tRNA ligase subunit alpha, translated to MREELERIERDFREALSEARDWPDAVEGVRIRFLGRKGEVPALMKRLGALPPAARPEAGKAINELKESILDAIEAASATAESRRRSEALAEERVDPTLPSRVPWQGSLHPVTHARRELERIFREMGYSVESGPEVEDDFHNFEALNLPPDHPARDATDTFYVVGGLLLRTHTSPVQIRTMEAQEPPIRMICPGRVYRRDLDATHLPMFHQLEALVVDEGISMADLKGTMAEVWKRFFGADVRTRLRPGYFPFVEPGCEYDISCRVCGGSGCRACKGSGWLELGGAGMVHPAVFEAVGIDPERYTGFAFGLGIDRIAMMRYGIDDLRLLMENDLRFLAQFPV